A segment of the Desulfitobacterium dehalogenans ATCC 51507 genome:
CGATTAAGTAGGCGGCTTCTCCGCTGATTTCCGGAGGTGCTGTTTCCTGATTGGTTTCAGGAGCCGCCGATAACGTCGGGACAAAGATAAAGAAATACAATAATAAGGTGATGAGAGCGATTATGCGTTTCAATGATGTTCCCCCTATTAGCGTTGGTAGAATAATGCGATAGTGCCGGGACCGGTATGGCTTCCTACAACACACCCTATATCACTAATGATAACATCTTTAACGGGTACATTCTTTTTAATTTCCTCGGCTAATGCCCGGGCTTCCTCAAGGCAAGCCGCTTGGGAAATGCCAATCTCCTGATCTTCAGGATGACGAATTTCTTCTTGAATGAGTTCGACCAATTTTCGCATAGCGGCTTTCCGGGAACGTACTTTGGCTAGAGGCTCGATACGGCCCTCGGGAGTAATATGGAGAATAGGCTTAACATCCAGTAAGCCGCCGATAAAACCGGCAGTCTTGCTGACACGCCCTCCTTTGACCAGATAATCCAAAGTATCAGGAGTAAACACATACCGCATGTTTTGACGAACCTGAAAAATTTCTGATTCCGCTTCCTCCCAGGAATTAGCTTTTTTAACGATGCGATTGGCTTCCAGAGCCAATAAACCGTAACCCAAGGATGCCCCTAAGCTGTCAATAACATGGATCTTATCCGGCTGAGAACACATATCACGAACCATCTGTGCCGTGCTGAAGGTTGAACTCAAGCCTGATGAGAGATGAATTGCAACCACTTCATTCCCCT
Coding sequences within it:
- a CDS encoding DegV family protein — its product is MGYVVLVDSSCDLPCDLSQKEGIVVVPMPVSIEGKTYNEGIDIFPDVFYPRFAEFKELPKTSQPNPGTLKDAYEAILAQGNEVVAIHLSSGLSSTFSTAQMVRDMCSQPDKIHVIDSLGASLGYGLLALEANRIVKKANSWEEAESEIFQVRQNMRYVFTPDTLDYLVKGGRVSKTAGFIGGLLDVKPILHITPEGRIEPLAKVRSRKAAMRKLVELIQEEIRHPEDQEIGISQAACLEEARALAEEIKKNVPVKDVIISDIGCVVGSHTGPGTIALFYQR